DNA from Bordetella genomosp. 13:
CAAGCCGTTCACCTTCATCCAGGCCGCGCTGTTCCAGTGGGTCAATCCCAAGGCATGGGTGATGGCGGTGGGCGTGATCGCGACCTATACGCCGCAAACGGGATTCTTCGGCAACCTGATGATCGCCGCGGCCGTGTGCTGGGCGGTCAACCTGCCCAGCATCGGCATATGGGTGCTCTGCGGCAGCGCGCTGCGCCGCTGGCTGCACCGGCCCGCGGCGATACGCGCATTCAACGTGACCATGGCGGTGTTGCTGGTGGCTTCGTTGTATCCCGTGGCGCTGGAGCTGGCGCAGCGCGTGGCCGGCTGAAGGCCTCCCCGCGCCGCGCCGCGGGGCGCTATTCCACCTTGCCGATCTTGCGTACCGCGTCGGCCAGCGAGGCCGAGTCCTTGCGCCAGTACGCGTCGAAAGCGGGCGCATCCAGGTATTGCACCGGACTGCCGGTGCCCGCGATCAGCGCCTTGACCTTCGCGTCGTTCGCCACCTCGTCCACGGCCTGGCGCAGTTTGTCCAGCACGGGCTGCGGCGTGCCCGCCAGCGCGAAGACGCCCGACCATTGCACGAAGGTCGCGTCATAGCCCTGCGACTTCAGCGTGGGCACGCTGGGCATGCTTTCCAGCGGCGCATCCCCCCAGTGCGCCAGCGCCTTCACGCGGCCGGCCTGCACCAGTTGGGCCACTGAAGAGGGGCCTGTGGCCAGCGCGTCGACCTGCCCGCCCAGCAGTGCCTGCACGGCGGGTCCCGCGCCGGTGAACGGCACGTGCAGCATGCGGATGCCGGCGGCGTTCTGCAGCATCGCCATGGGCACGTGCATGGTGCCGTAGATGCCGGAGCTGCCGTAGCTGATGCGGCCGGGCTGCTTCTTCACCGCCGCCACGAAGTCCTGCACGGTGTTCCATGGCTGGTCGGCGCGCACCACCAGCACGGTCGGATCGGCGGTGATGCGCGCGATGGGCACGAACTGGTCCAGCTGGTAGGCGGGCTTGCGGTTCAGCACCCGGTCGGCCTCGGGCAGGATGGAGATGGACGACAGGCTGAGCAATATGGTGTAGCCGTCGGGCTGGGCGCGGGATACCTGCCCGATGCCGAGGGCTCCGCCGGCGCCGCCCTTATTCTCGATGACCACGGGCTGGCCGAGTTTGTCGCCCAGGGCCTGGGCCAGGGGCCGCGCGATGGTGTCGGCCACGCCGCCTGGCGGAAAGGGCACGACCATGGTGATGGGCCGTTCGGGATAGCCTGCCGCCAGGGCCTGGAAAGTGCCCAGGCACAACGCGGCGGCGGCCGCCGCTAGACACAGCGTACGCATTTTCATGTCTCCTCCGATGTGGCCGGCCCGCCATCGGTTGCAGCGGGCCGTGGCCGGTTAGCGACTTGCTACACGAAGCGGTTCTCGATGCCGCCTATGCCGTCGATCTCGATGCGCACCACGTCGCCCGCCTTGAGAAAACGCGGCGGGTTCAGGCCCTGCCCCACGCCGGCCGGGGTGCCGGTCGCGATGACGTCGCCGGGATAAAGCGTGATGCCGCGCGAACAGGTCTCGATGAGCGTGGGCAGGTCGAAGATCAGGTCTTCGGTGTTGCCGTCCTGGCGCAGTTCGCCGTTTACCCAGCAGCGCACGCGCGTCCGCTGGCCTTCGAGTTCGTCGGCGGTGACGATCCACGGGCCCATGGGGCAGAAGGTGTCGAAGGACTTGCCCAGGTCCCATTGCTGATGACGCATCTGCACGTCGCGCGCCGTCACGTCGTTGACCACTGTGTAGCCGAACACGTGGTTCATCGCATCGGCGCGCGAGATGTTGCGTCCGCCCCTGCCGATGACCACCGCCAGTTCGGCCTCGTAATCCACCTTGTCGGAAATGCCCACCGGCAGGATCACGTCGGCGCGCGGGCCGACCACGGTCTGGGGCACCTTGGTGAACACGATGGGCCAGGACTCGGGATTGGCGTCGTTGTCCTTGAAGACCGAGTCGCGCAGCTCTTTGGCATGCGCGTGATAGTTGCGGCCCACGCAGAACAGGTTGCGCCGCTGCGCAGGCAGCGGCGCCTCGTGCTCGACCTCGTCCAGCCGATAGACCTGGCCGGTGGCGGGAGGCGCCGTGCCGTCCGCCGCCCATTGTTCGACCACCGCCAGCGCGCCGCTGCCGGCCGCCTCGCGCGTCATGTCGAATGCCGTGACAGTGGCGCCGTCGCCCGACACCAGGCCGACCTTGCGTTCGCCTTGCACCTTGAAAACCGCGATCCTCATTGCTGCTCCCGTCGATCGAGTACCAAAACGTACCAATTGAATTGATTACAGTCCAATTGAGGACGATATACCACGCCGCGAACGATTCCCAGCACAAAGCAGCGAAATTCGGGTAAACGACAACAAAGGAAGTGCCGCGCCATTGGACTAATTTGGTACCATCGACAGGACTTCCTCAACGAGACTGTCATGGACAAGGCCTCTGCCATGCGTGCGGCGATTCTGGCGAACCTGCACTCCGGCGCATGGCCCCCCGGCCATCGATTGCCTACCGAGCGCGCGTTGTGCGAGCAGTTCAGCATCAGCCGCTCCACCGTGCGGCGCGCCCTGACCGACCTGAAGGAGCAGGGCCTGATCGCGCAGCGCGTGGGCAGCGGCACCTATGTGACGGCTTCCGACGGCGTGCCGGCTTCGCTGCATGCCATACGCGCCGACGCAATGACCACCAGTCCTGCCGAATTGATGGCCGCACGCCTGGTACTCGAGCCGGCCATCGCTACGCTGGTCGTGCAGTACGCCACGCCCAATGATTTCGCGCTGCTCGCGGAGGCCTGCGACCGTGCCGAGGCGGCGGACAGCTTCGAGGAATTCGAACGCTGGGACACGCGGCTGCATGAACGCATGGCCACGGCCACGCACAACCGGTTCATCGAGAAGGTGTTCGCCTTGATGACGGTAGCTCGATCGCACGCGTCCTGGGGCGCCTTGAAACGCAAGAGCCTGACGCTCGAGCGCCGCGAGGCCTATCAGAGCGAACACCGTGAGATCGTCGACGCCCTGAAGGACCGCGACGCGGAACTGGCCGTGGCCCTGGTGCGCAAGCACCTGATGCACGTGCGCGAGAATCTGCTGGGCGGCTGAGCCTTTCCCTTCGCGTTTCAGGCCATCAGCCAATACACCACGGCGGGCGTGACGAACACGTTGAACAGGCCCGCCAGCACCATCACCAGGCCCGCCACGGCACCCTCTTCCGCGGCGAACTCGCGGGCCTTGGCCGTGCCCGCGCCATGCGCGCCCATGCCGAACAGGGCGCCGCGCGCCAGCGGCGAACGCAGCGGCAGCCAGGCGCGCAGCCACTGCCCCATGATGGTGCCCAGCACGCCGGTGACGATGACGAACACCGCGGTCAAATCCGGCTTGCCGCCCAGATGCTGCGAGACCGACATCGCGAAGGGAGTCGCGATGGAACGCGGCAACAGGCTGAGCCGCATGTCATCGGGCAGGTCCAGCATCAGGCCGAGCATCCACGCGCTGGCGCCGGCGATGACGCTGCCGACCACCACGCCTGCCACCAGCAAGGGCCAATAGCGCCGGATCAAGGCGCGCTGCTCGTACAGCGGCAGCGCAAAGGCCACCAGCACGGGCCCCAGCATGGCCATGAGCCAATGCGATCCGGACATGTAGCCCGCGTAGCCCGCATGCAGAAGCAGCGCCAGGGCCAGCAGCAACGCGGGCGCCATCACCAGCGTCGACGTCCACCACGCCGGCAGGCGGCGGTAGGACCAGCGCGAGGCCGCGTAGGCGGCCACCGTGGCCAGAGGCCAGAAGACCAGTTCCGCTTCAGGCCGCACGGCGATGCATCCAGCGATAGCAGAGGTCGATGGTAAGCGCCGTGCCGGCCATGACCAGCAGCGTGCCCAGCGCGATGGCCGCCAGCAGCTTCAGGCCCAGCACACCGACGAACTCGCGGTGTTCCAGCAGGGACATCACCGCGGGCACAAAGAACAGCAGCATCTCGGCCAGCAGCCAACTGGCGCCGCGATGTACCGTGCGCACGCGCAGCCGGCCGGTGGCCAGAAATGCCAGCAGCATCAGCAGGCCCACGATGCCGCCCGGCACGGGCAGCCCCGACCATGCGGCCACCTGCTGGCCCGCCAGCGCGAAAAGGACGATGAGGGCGATCTGCAGCAGACGGCTGCGGCGCAGGGCGATACGGAACTGCAGCGAAAGAAGACGGCGGGAAAACATGGCGATACCGGAAACACGATTCCTTTGTACGCCTGCGCGGCCCATAGATAAAATGAATTCTTTGAATCTGCAGTATTCGAACTTGGAATAACGGATCGAGGCGCCCATGGAACTACGACCCTTGCGTGCCCTGGTGGAAATCGTGCGCCAGGGCGGCTTTTCGCAGGCTGCCCGCGCCGTCCACGCCACCCAGCCCACGGTCAGCAAGGCCGTGCGGCAGCTCGAGGACGAACTGGGCATGGCGCTGCTGGACCGCCAGGCGCAGCCGCCGCGGCTGACGCAGGCCGGCGAGATCGTCTATCGCCGGGCCGTGTCCATGCTGGCCGAGCGCGAGGACCTGCGGGCCGAACTGGACGAACTGCGCGGCCTGAAGCGCGGCACGCTGCGGCTGGGCCTGCCGCCGCTGGGCAGCGCGTCGCTGTTCGCCCCGCTGTTCGTGCGCTTTCGCAGCCGCTATCCGGCCATCGACATCAGCCTGGTCGAGCACGGCAGCCGGCGGCTGGAAGAAATGGTGATGGCAGGCGAACTCGAACTGGCCGCCTCGCTGACGCCCGTGCCCGCCGACTGCGAATGGCAGCCGGTGGCGCGCGAGCCGCTGATGGCGCTGCTGCCGCCCGACCATCCGCGGGCGCGCGACAGCCGCGTAGGGCTGCGCGACCTGCGCGACTCGCCCTTCATCCTGTTCGAAGGCGGCTTCGCGCTGAACCGGATCCTGGAGCAGGCCTGCCGGCGCGCGGGGTTCTCGCCCACGACCGCGGCGCGCAGCGGCCAGATCGACTTCATCATCGCGCTGGTGGCAGCCGGCCTCGGCGTTGCGTTCCTGCCGCGCATGGAGGTGCAGTCGCGCCGCCACGGCGGCGTGCGGGTGGTGCCGCTGGAGGACCGGGGAACGGACTGGGAAATGGGCCTGATCTGGCGCCGCGGCGGCCATCTGTCGCCGGCGGCGCAGGCATGGCTGGCGCTCACTCGGCAGGCGAGGCCGGCGCCGGCGTGACGCCGGGCGAAGCCGGCCCGGGAACCCGGGACCGCTCGAGCGGTCCATGATTCTCATG
Protein-coding regions in this window:
- a CDS encoding tripartite tricarboxylate transporter substrate binding protein, which produces MKMRTLCLAAAAAALCLGTFQALAAGYPERPITMVVPFPPGGVADTIARPLAQALGDKLGQPVVIENKGGAGGALGIGQVSRAQPDGYTILLSLSSISILPEADRVLNRKPAYQLDQFVPIARITADPTVLVVRADQPWNTVQDFVAAVKKQPGRISYGSSGIYGTMHVPMAMLQNAAGIRMLHVPFTGAGPAVQALLGGQVDALATGPSSVAQLVQAGRVKALAHWGDAPLESMPSVPTLKSQGYDATFVQWSGVFALAGTPQPVLDKLRQAVDEVANDAKVKALIAGTGSPVQYLDAPAFDAYWRKDSASLADAVRKIGKVE
- a CDS encoding fumarylacetoacetate hydrolase family protein, whose protein sequence is MRIAVFKVQGERKVGLVSGDGATVTAFDMTREAAGSGALAVVEQWAADGTAPPATGQVYRLDEVEHEAPLPAQRRNLFCVGRNYHAHAKELRDSVFKDNDANPESWPIVFTKVPQTVVGPRADVILPVGISDKVDYEAELAVVIGRGGRNISRADAMNHVFGYTVVNDVTARDVQMRHQQWDLGKSFDTFCPMGPWIVTADELEGQRTRVRCWVNGELRQDGNTEDLIFDLPTLIETCSRGITLYPGDVIATGTPAGVGQGLNPPRFLKAGDVVRIEIDGIGGIENRFV
- a CDS encoding FadR/GntR family transcriptional regulator → MDKASAMRAAILANLHSGAWPPGHRLPTERALCEQFSISRSTVRRALTDLKEQGLIAQRVGSGTYVTASDGVPASLHAIRADAMTTSPAELMAARLVLEPAIATLVVQYATPNDFALLAEACDRAEAADSFEEFERWDTRLHERMATATHNRFIEKVFALMTVARSHASWGALKRKSLTLERREAYQSEHREIVDALKDRDAELAVALVRKHLMHVRENLLGG
- a CDS encoding LrgB family protein, with protein sequence MRPEAELVFWPLATVAAYAASRWSYRRLPAWWTSTLVMAPALLLALALLLHAGYAGYMSGSHWLMAMLGPVLVAFALPLYEQRALIRRYWPLLVAGVVVGSVIAGASAWMLGLMLDLPDDMRLSLLPRSIATPFAMSVSQHLGGKPDLTAVFVIVTGVLGTIMGQWLRAWLPLRSPLARGALFGMGAHGAGTAKAREFAAEEGAVAGLVMVLAGLFNVFVTPAVVYWLMA
- a CDS encoding CidA/LrgA family protein, with the protein product MFSRRLLSLQFRIALRRSRLLQIALIVLFALAGQQVAAWSGLPVPGGIVGLLMLLAFLATGRLRVRTVHRGASWLLAEMLLFFVPAVMSLLEHREFVGVLGLKLLAAIALGTLLVMAGTALTIDLCYRWMHRRAA
- a CDS encoding LysR family transcriptional regulator, translated to MELRPLRALVEIVRQGGFSQAARAVHATQPTVSKAVRQLEDELGMALLDRQAQPPRLTQAGEIVYRRAVSMLAEREDLRAELDELRGLKRGTLRLGLPPLGSASLFAPLFVRFRSRYPAIDISLVEHGSRRLEEMVMAGELELAASLTPVPADCEWQPVAREPLMALLPPDHPRARDSRVGLRDLRDSPFILFEGGFALNRILEQACRRAGFSPTTAARSGQIDFIIALVAAGLGVAFLPRMEVQSRRHGGVRVVPLEDRGTDWEMGLIWRRGGHLSPAAQAWLALTRQARPAPA